TTGAAAAAGTAAAGAAATGTATTAAAGACATTTACACATTCACACGATGTGTTAGGTACCTGCATAAGTATTTAGGCAACTGTCAGTGAACACTGTTTCTATCACTGCCATGAAGTGTGTGTCTGCACTTCCTACTGCTCTTAGCACCACCGCTACCTAACCATAAACATTCTTAATGTCTCTCAGGCTGACAGCTAATGTTACCCTTGtttatgtcaaataaaatatcagAATATGTTTAAAAGCCCGGCCATATGCATTGGTTACTCACCATCGTCCTGGCAAGAATGCCCAACATAACTGAAGTTCACTAAAACGCCCCCAAAATCAAGTCTGAGAGGAGGCACGGAATCGACCAGTTGTGGTCAGAGTCCACCGCGCGAGCGCCGCAGGAACACCAGCGTCATCGCTTCTGCGCTGCTCCGCGTCACCGCTAGACGGCGCGCGCGACACAAAAACACTCCGAGGCCAGCCCCCGGTCGCGTGACCCGTGTCATCGTTCTGCTGAATGATCGATCGTTCTCGATAATCGGAAAGACAttgattgaagaaaaaaaagaaggtaaAGTCTAATCTAGTAATTAGTTAAAAACCAAATTGGCAAGACTCCCAAGGTCCAGAATTTAATATCccaatactgtttttactgttccACAACAACGCAATGTACTTATATTGTATGCATACTGCATGtacattctaaataataatacatcacacataacaaaaatgataatttctaaatattaaattaaaagaagTCCACTGATAATTTTTACACAGTTAAGAAAACTTCTTTTGATTCCTTATAATTAAAATCGTGCAACAAAAGTCtacatttacatattacatattatgtTACAAATCATACGATAGTCGCAGTAACATTTTCTCACAGAAATTTACATTCGCTGATCAagtcttttaaaaaatgttttacgcGAAACTGCGGGTGTGAGTTGAAGGGTCGTGTTTTCATGTTCACGGTAAACATGGCGGAGACTGAGCAGTCGTCAGGTAACTCACATCAGTCAAATCTTCATTTAAACACGGAGAATTCAAAAGCGACGATACCAGTGATATATCTGCAGATTATACATGTTGTCGTTCAACATCTGAAGGGGGAAAGGGATGTGCACGTGCAGGAAAAACGCTTAATTGTGGCTTCACCGCGCCTCATGTAATGAATCGATGAGTCTGACAGCTCTGCGCTGTGACGCATGTATAGTTTATTACGCATTTTCTGCGAACAAACGACTcgatgttattatttatttgcagtATTAGTGTAGTTACAATGcagtttaaaacatattttagtcaGAGTATTGAACATAGCGGAGGAACACATTTAGCATGTTATTGTATTTTGATGTCTGTGTATAACTGAATAATGAAAGTTCATTTTCTAATGTGTATTCTGGGAACAAACTTTGcctatgttatttattatttttggtaaGAAAATGACGAACATGTCCTCTTAGGGACAGTAATATGGGGTTCATAGGTTTTCCTCAGACTTCTATAATATCGGTGGACTTTAGGATACGAAAGAAACCTCTTTGTGTAAGAAAATTATCATAAGGGTGGGTGGATgaagtagaaatatatgtaaggGAACAAATTTAGGACGTGCTCAGTGAAGAACGTTGTGTTTAGACATTGTTATATTCGGAGGTGGACAGTAACtaggtacatttacttgagtactgtacttaagtacactttttgagtatctgtactttacttgagtattaTTTTTTCTGGAAACTTTTTactttaacttcactacatttgaaataaaaatatcttgctttttactccactacatttctgtCAAGGTCCTAGCAAGTAGTCTTGACGTCAAACCATtctcattttcaaccaaaatacaACGTCTGTCCAATGTTGGAGATTAACGTCAATGTGACGTTGGATTCTGACATCAACCAGGTTTTCGTTGGGTTTGGTCttctaaatgtgtattttgtcattgttttggagCACACTAGCTTTTAGGTAACAGTAAGGCTAACATATTCATACTAAaagacacaaaaaataaaaaaagaataaaaaaaatagggtaCTATTTGAGGGAACCATTGTGGACGTTATAGACTGCATTAATCTCACATTCAATCCCACTACTGGAACTATGTTCTAGAAATATATTTGATATTGATCTGAGGGAAGCCAGGCATAGATTCAGAGGCATATGGTACTGTAAGTATTAAATACAACAatgtaacaataataaaacagtgCGTTGacatttactttttacttttgatACTTAAGTACTTTTAAAAAGAAGTACAGATCGGTCCTTACAACTTTTACTTGTAACGGAGTAATATTTGACCAgtagtatctgtacttttacttaagtaaggAAGTTGTGTACTTTGTCCACCTctggttatatttttattttgacattttttacttTAGTAAAAGTTTCAGCTCTTACTAAAACTTCTTTAATCCCTTCTGTCAGATTACCATACAGCTGCTGGGAAaggataaatgattatttttctgAACTGACATGTCCTTCaacagtattaaaatatatatatatatatatatatatatatatatatatataaccagttcaagttatattacattaataaagAGTTTAGAATCAAAGAATCCATTTTTAACTAAGTTGCTTTTGGTTCTTATTAGTTTCATTAATAGtattaatatagttttaatatgACACAAAAATTGGATGTGTCCATCATCTCTTGCACAGGCCCTTCCCATGAGGATGACAAGCCTACCAATCCTGTCGATTTCAACTTCATTGTGCCAAAGAAGGAGATCAGCATGGTGCCTGATATGGGCAAGTGGAAAAGATCACAGGTATGTTGTACAGCCCACTATAAGAGCAGTTTATCTGCTACTCTGAGAGATGGATCTTTCCCCAGTATCTCTGGAGTTAAAAGTAATGATAGGAATCACTTTTTCTTGTGTGGCATCTTacatcttaaagagacagttctaAAAAATTAAATGAGAACCTCTGCATTTATTATTCCTGTTAAAAATGTGCTCAATGGTTTTAGACTTGTtagaaatttaaatacaaatatgaacATTTCTGGCCTATAAAAGCTGCTCTATTGTTATATTGAGGGCAGTCTTAACAATCAATAAACCCCACGTTGCTTGCATTTGAGCATGTTTCTGTTTTGTGTAAGTAGGCATATGCTGACTACATAGGATTCATTCTGACCCTGAATGAGGGCGTGAAGGGAAAGAAACTCACATGTGAATACCAGGTGTCTGAGGTGGGTCACTGTCCTGCTTTTCTCTATACTGCTGTATGTTGATCTGTATGTAATAGATTAAGTAATTGGTGAATATGTTTTGATCATGATGACGCAGGTTCAAGGATCAGCTCATAGAAGTGTGCTTTTATGCTTTTCTCTGCTATCAGACAGTGGAGAAGCTGCTTGATATGTTGGGAACATTAGATCGCTGGATCGATGAGACGCCACCAGTAGATCAGCCTTCTCGCTTCGGCAATAAAGCTTACCGCACATGGTATGCTAAACTAGACCAGGTAAGTGcctgcatgaaatcaaaatgtccTTCTACGTATATGACCAGTGTTTACCTTTATACTGCTTTAGTTTGCTTTGGAGTCGGTTCTTAACCAAGCATTGCCAGTAACTTTAAGCATACAGTGCCTTCAGAAAATATTCACCATCCTTTTGATTATTTCTTCTTACATTGTGTTTCTCCAAATTAAAACAGAATTTTTCAGTCCAGTATTTGAAGGAGGGAATTGGTTAAGGTGAATACTTTTTTATGGCAATGTATGACTTGTGTGCTGTTGGTTTGAGGTGAAATGATGTAagagtgttttgtgtgtgcagGAGGCGGAGGCTCTGGTCACAGCCGTTCTGCCGTCAGAGCGTCATGAGGCTGCTCCAGAGATAGCAGTCTACCTGAAAGAGTCTGTGGGCAACTCCACCAGGATTGACTATGGCACAGGTCTGTGTGGGGATACACAAGAATAcatctttattttattcattaaatgtttgtgcatgtgtgtttttccaTAGTTGTCTTTTCACACTTTTATCTATTACTCTTGAATAAATTTAACTGTCACCTCAGAGAGAATAATAAACGCAAAACATGAACTTCTCAttcagatttttcattttaaaacttcaGCTATATGGATTTTTTTCACAGACTGATGATGtgttttcagttaattttttttgtattttaattatttatttatttgttttaagtgtGTGTACATTTAAAACACTATACTTTGTGTCATGTTGAATTGGCACTAaattaaggctggaatacactacactacttttaaaatctaaacagattttttaaaaactggGCATCATACACTAAATGACTGAAGATTATACACTACCAGACTTTAAAGTTGTTCTGATCACAACAAACTCATGCAGAAAGATATGCCTTTTTATTAGGAGACGCATGACGAATTAAAAATGGTTCGGGTTCTAAAATTGgctaaaaatatcaaacatattaaacccaaatctgcagactggcaaTGATCAACGACTTCTCCAGACTTAATTGGGGCAAAAactgtgtagtgtattccagcctttacaCAAAACTAGTTAACACAGCTGCATGAGTGTTTCAAAAACAGCAGCTGAGGAAGTGATGACATCTTTCTCTCTTCCGACCAGTGCAATCAGTCTCTtgatattttttcctcttttgtagtcATTGTTGTTATTGGAGCAAATGTGAAAATCATTAGCTGTAGTTTCTGTTTATGACTATAGATGTTTACCGAACTATGATGCCTTAAGATTCAGAGAACTCTGGgactgtgaaaagggtccattatATACTCTTAAGAATATCCAAGTGTATAGTTAATGTCGTTCTTCTGAATGATCACTAGAGGGTGCTGTTGAAACACAAAACATTTGCCTTTGAGAGCTTCACATACTTTAGACACTGAATGATAATAAATCTTAAGTACACTATACAGTTCTTGTTTCAAACTAAGTCTGACATTATTCATGCTGATAGtctttttgtgaaaataattaaaagttcataAGAGTGAGTTATTTGTTGATTAAGTTACACTGGGTCATgctatgtttttgtgtgtgtgtagtgtaacCAACAATGACAATGCAAACAGAAATACTGTAGAATCACCTTGCTATAATTTTGTAGTACAGTGTCATTTAATCTCATCACATTCAATTCAGTCTATAAACTCACCAATTAGGTAAATCGCTGTGGTGCTCTAGATTCAGCAGTGCAGGAGCCGCTAGTTGCATTATTTAGCATAAGAAGTAACATGTTTCTGTGTGCAGGTCATGAAGCAGCATTTGCTGCGTTCCTCTGCTGTCTTTGTAAGGTGGGAGCTCTGCGCAAGGAGGACCAGCTAGCCATCATATTTAAAGTTTTTGACAAGTtagtgcatctttttttttgcttgactTCTTATTTTGAATATGTTGAATCTATAACTCCCAGCATCTTCAATGAGCACGTCTTCACTTTACTGCACACTAAATGCCAACAAAACAGTTTTGACAATGTATATTAGTGTTGCATTTTGTGGTTGATGGTGTAAAGCAGTGGAGAACTCATTTGCATCAAGCATTATGATTTGATTGGCATAGGTATCTGCAAGTGATGCGCAAACTGCAGAAGACGTATAGGATGGAGCCGGCAGGGAGTCAGGGAGTGTGGGGTCTGGACGACTTTCAGTTCCTACCCTTCATATGGGGGAGCTCACAGCTTATAGGTAATGACTCCTCCTTTGTTGCCCATTTTGGCTCTATAATTCTGTAatgctaatatttttatttcggatttattacagtttttaatagttttagtttatatAAAACACTGTACCTAGAGCAGGGGTGGCCACGTTCagtcctggagagccacagtcGTGCAAGGATTTGCTCCAGTTTGATTAGGgatggagctgaactctgcaggaccgaCGGTGGCCACCCCTGACCTAGAACTAATACATTAATTTTGAAATGGCTGGATCCAGGTTGATGGAGACACCTAGTGGTCACACTGTGTAACTGAACTATGTTTGTTCATCTATTGTGTGTAGACCACCCAACCCTGGAGCCCAGACACTTTTTGGAGGAGAAGGTTGTAAACGAGCACCACCAAGACTACATTTTTCTGGACTGCATTAAATTCATCAGTGAGGTGTGTGTCATCTGGCATCTACTCATGGAAGGACCGTTtatcctttcattttcatttagttgggGGGATAAAATTTagatcacacacaaacaaaaactctTACGTTTCATTCAtgtaaatacttaaaaatacataGTTTAAATCTCTCTTTCTCAGGGAGGTTGTGCTTGGACTCCACTCGTATGAGTCATTTCCTTCCTTTcctgcatgttgttgtgaatcaCTCCTAAGGCCCCTAGAGCCCACCCCCTcctttctccccccccccccccctctctctcattTCCTTCTCTTCATTCCTCTTTGAGGGGCTAGTAGGTCTCTGGAAAGTCCAGCTTGatgagagctgtgtgtgtgtgtgtgtgtgtgtgtgtgtgtgtgtgtgtgtgtgtgtgtgtggagtaaaGCCACACAGCACTGCCATTCATAAAGTGCTCTTTCCCAAAGGCAGCCCACAAGCCCCTCTCATAAACTCCTGTGAATAGACTTCATAATACAGTGACATGATGATGACTGTCAAATTACTAATGCTACAGAAGAGTAAATAGTCTTTTgttaatattcatataattttattatgtttatttacttcACACATACATTCTAccgatcaaaagtttggggtcagatttttttaaagaagaaattaatacctttattcagcaagaatgcattaatttaatcacAAGTGTCAgtttagacatttataatgttaatactATTTctgaaaaatgctgttcttttgatatttcttttgggggggggggggggggtatcaatGTTTGagcatgttaaaatgatttctgaaggctcatgtgacactgaagactggagtaattgctgcaacagttcagctttgccatcacaggaataaattacttagaAACACCTGTAttctatttttataatatttcataatattaccgtttttctttcttttctttttttaaattaaataaatgcagtcttgctgaaaataagagacttcttttaaaagttttttttaaatcttacccaCAGCAAACTTTTCAACggtagtgtattttttatttcctcCGCAATCAGAGACATTATTATATAAACGCTATGAATTTAGATTTTCAGTAGCTTAATTCAAATAGTTCCATTAAATCTAGCTTTAATGCTGATTGCACGGTGTATCTTAAGCTTACTACCATCTCAATCGCTACATATTTTTCCTCTTTTAGATGAAAACAGGCCCTTTTGCTGAACACTCGAATCAGCTTTGGAACATCAGTGCTGTTCCTTCTTGGTCCAAAGTCAATCAAGGTCTCATACGAATGTATAAAGCAGAAGTAAGTATCATGGTACTTAAAACACTTTTACACGTCAGGAGAAAAACTTGTGATAGTGACTCCTTATATAGAGTATGTAAATGGTCTATTGGTAGTTTGTGCACTAAATCCAGCTTTATCATAGctgaaaaaaatcaattaaagctcTATTCAAACAGCAGAATTGCAGGCTACCCACTCACATAGTCTACATGTGACATTTATAAATGTGTCATTTTAACTGCCAAGCCGTGGATTCAGTCTGTGAAGTTTCAAGACCAGAGCTGAAAGAGTTAACTGAGCATGTGTTTGAGGGGAAGAACCGGGTGTCCCACCCCCTCCTCCAAAGCCCACATCCTGTGTTGTTGAGAAGAGGGCAGTGCTCCCTCCCCCTTCTCTCCCTTCAGCACAGAGCGAAGCTGAGGGGCCAGTCTGTCTGCAAATTCCCctcctccttccctctctctctctctcaccctgtcGGTCTTTCCCCACCCCCCGTATACATCACACTCCGGTTCTCTCTTTGCCTCCGTCAGCCAGGGATTCGTCACTGTTACTGATGTCTTTCAAAGTCAAACACAagctaaagatgtttttttttttttcgaatatGAAAGCTATTTTATATGGCTTGATTTAATGCTGTATCTTTAATGTGCTTTTTGTctcaatttcacttttttttctacattgttgtaaaaatacatacatgCTGAGAGGTTCCTGCTTCACCTCTCCGCCGACCTTATGTGTAGTTTGAGGATCCTCTACACTTTAAAAGTGTTCCATGGTCCTAGACTTTTATTCAGCAGCGATGCATTTAAATGATCAGAAGTGGCCGTCAAGATATTTATAGTGCTACAGAAGATttctttcaaattaatgctgttcttttgaatgttctatttGCCAAAGAATCCTTTTCATAAAGATATTAAAcaccacaaatgttttcaacattgataataataagaaatgtttcttgagcaccagatcagcatatgagaatgatttctgaaggatcgcttgacactgaaaactggagtaatggctgctgaaaattcagctttgccatcacaggaataaattacatttgaaatatatttaactagaaaaagttgttttaaattgtaaaaaatatgtcACATTAATTCTGTTTTTGGTCAAACaattgcagccttagtgagcatctttaaaaaaaaaaaaaaaaaaactaacaaaaaaacactttttaaaagtaGTTTATGTGGGAATATAACCTCTGTATATTGTCTTAGTCTGTTTGGACTCCATAGCATTAGACATTTTGAAAGCTAGCAAATCTATTCTCTTGCTGTAAAGTTGATTGATACTAACTTTTTCTCTGTCATCCTCTCACAGTGTCTAGAAAAATTTCCCGTCATCCAGCATTTCAAGTTTGGCAGcctgctctccatccagccaGTCAAACCAtgagagacaaaaaaaagaattttCACCTCATCAGAGAGCACCACCAAAACTCCCACTTTGGACGAAACCACTTCAGTTCAAGTTAACAAACCTAAATATGCATTCTCATCACCAGCGGTGCTTGGTCTTACTCCTGAAGATCTGCTTTCCTGGAGAGTTCTGTCCCAAAGCTGCTTGAATACATCCAAGCCTAAAAGATTTAAGTAAACCTGAAGACCTAGATCAGGGTAGGCAACGTCGGTTCTGGGATGCTGATGTCttacagagtttagctccaatcctgaAAGAAACCTCATCTGCCTAtagccttagtaatcctgaagaccttagttagcttgttcaggtgtgtttgattaggtttaGAGCTAAAGTCTGCAGGACATCGGCACTCCAGGACCGATGTTGCCTACCCCTGACCTAGATTATCAGGTTCAGGAGTATTTGAGTTGAGctgaactaaactctgcaggacagtagaTATAAACAGCCCTGCTCTTCACAATCTACTAGTTGTGAATATGAAACCCCCCTTCTGATATTCCCTTTAAGTGATGCAATTAGTCTGAATGGTTTTATTTATCTATTCCCTGCAAGCAGGAAGTTGTACTGCTACTTAGACACCTGCAGTAAGCATTCGCAATGCAGTTATCCACATACATTTTCATCTGGAttggcatttatatatatttatgtgtatataaagaaagatgaacgTTTGAAGGCTTGGTTTTGGTTTAATGGATTCTATTTCCTGTGTGCAAAGGTCTGAAGCCAATGaacaataatgtgtgtgtgtgtgtgtgtggtgggggggtGTTTGTGGGTTTATGGAGCACCAGTGTCTCAAAAGGCACTTGTAGTAAACTTCTTGCTGTTCAGTTATCAAAGATTGCTGAGGCATGCGTTTGTTGTGAGTGGTTTTGATAAGTGTCATTTTTACCTATGTAAGGCATTAAGAAGTTGTCAACCACTCTAAGTTTACATTTTTGCTGTGCTTGTTTCTTTCATATTCACTTCACTGAAAATCAGAtgagtaaaataacaaaaatacctTTATAGTTTCTGAACAGCCACATGTAGCTAATACCCCAGTCTTCTGTTTGCTAAATTAAAGCAATTAATTTGCATCCAGAAGTTAAGTATATTTCATTTCTAAACTACATTCTGTATAAATGAATGGTTTCAGTTTTCTTCAAAACCAACACAGAAGGGGTAACATTTCAAGATAAATGataaaattactgaaatattggTGCAAAGCTTAATTTACTCAAATGTAGAAATTCCTTATCCTGTTAGAACCGGGCAAAGCATctgtgaacacttttttttttacgtcagAAGAAATATCATTCACAGTGTAAGTTTTATATAGTTCTGCACATTATTGCAAGCACTTTAAATTGATGAATGGTGTCCTGGGTTgagaataaaatcattttaaaatgagagGCACATTAAACCATGCCTTTTAGTCCTGTCTTAGTTCATTCGGCCTAACAGAACTGACAGACCTGGGCTGCCTTTCCGAAATACTTTGTAGGCCTAAGATATATAAATTCAAATGACATTATTGATGATTATAACTAAGGATTTGCTTAAACCGTTTGTTACGACCAGCCTCGTATTTTTAAGTCTAGTCACAATTTCAAAAGAATAtccattgtcaaaatcattaCTGTCTTACAACGGGCTTTTTGAGTttcagtatttaataaaaattgtttttagATTGGAACTATTTAATAATGGGACATAACACTTACTGTTTTTGTGCTCTCTAACCACCACAAGTAAGGTTTAAGTTAATTAATCAGTACGTTGTGTCACTTCTAATTCTACAGAGACTTACCAGGGTTAACAATTTGTGAATTGGGTTTCTTTTCATCAAAATATACAGTTCACAGAAATTTCAAGTAGTTTCAACAGTTTCCTGTTATGTGACATGCTATAATTCATCTAAAACTATATCATTCAAATAAAAAGTTCTGTTGCCTCATaaagggaaatatatatatatatatatatatatatatatatatatatatatatatatatatatatatatatatatatatatatatgatttcagAGCAAAATGGTTATTACATTTCATTCAAGCTAAAATTGTgttgctgaataataataatattaatgattaataaGAAAAGCTTTCCATGCTTTCCAAATGGGATCTCTGAAACAAGTTGAGTTTCAGTTGAGTCATTTTCGGTTATATTCGGTTTCTGCCCTGTCACTGTCCAGCCGCCCCATTGTGAAACTCCGCGCAGCTGGCTGAGTAATTGACATGAACGCATGCCCCCCCCCAATTGTATTGTTCAATTGTATTCAGACGCAAGCTCCACTGCTGAGTTCAACAGGCGCAGCTGAGATAAGATAAGATTAAAGTCGTGCCTTTTGTCTTCATTAACATTTAATGTAACCACTGCGCCCCTTTCACAAAGCGGCTGATTTTGGAAGGTGTAAACAGAAGTGTACTGGGTATATACATCACGTCCAACGGTTAATGAAACATGTGCTAGGCTATCTATGTCGAATGGTTTGTGTGCGTGTAGAATTGACGGCACGCGGATCCTTCCattatgtaaaattagaaaatctGCATTCGTTTCGTGCGCGCGCTCTCCATGGTAGCGTTTCCCGCGTTGGCCACGCGGAGGAGCTCGCAACACACCACAGACCATGTTGTGCATGCCTGTCAAAGTTTTTTACTAATATACAAGCGGTACTTTTTATCAAATTGATTTGGTAACGCTAGCTTAGACAACTTTCCCCTAAAATCAGCCTATTCAGAATAAGACAAACGAGGATCTCAAATATAAAGTGTTACGCTCATTATATATATAGCCGACATTAACCTTGTTGaatcattcagttatttcactgaCATGTCGCAACACAAACCAAGCAAAACATATTTGCACGGTTTTAAACGCTTCATCATAATGTACTACACAACATACCGTGCGAACGAATTACCTGCGTTATTAGCGATATTTAAAAATGCGCGAGGCAGCTCGTCGAAAATAGCCATGGCAACGACCTGATAACAGCCTATGTGTGTTGGACGTTGATGAGTCGGACGTACTGCGGTATCTCAGATTGAGAGAAGCAGAGAGGTTTCGGCTAGAGATGAGATGGAGACCGGAGAGAGGacggggaggggaggggaggggaggggtggggtggggtggggtggaggGGGTTGAAGCGGATCCGAGGTCAGCCCGAGGTGCCGCTACATAGGCGCTCTAATACCTTCATTCATTGATTTTGAAGAACACCACCATGTGGCATACAGCAGAGATAACACAGTCTGCAAGTTTAGAGGGAGTTTCTGGCAAAAAATTTGCGCGCTCCTTAAAACCAGTGACCGCCAATAGGACGTGAGGCGCGTGACAGGCTAATGTTTGCTGTTAGGGATCCGATCCTTGCTTCAAA
Above is a window of Carassius carassius chromosome 4, fCarCar2.1, whole genome shotgun sequence DNA encoding:
- the LOC132139644 gene encoding serine/threonine-protein phosphatase 2A activator-like encodes the protein MFTVNMAETEQSSGPSHEDDKPTNPVDFNFIVPKKEISMVPDMGKWKRSQAYADYIGFILTLNEGVKGKKLTCEYQVSETVEKLLDMLGTLDRWIDETPPVDQPSRFGNKAYRTWYAKLDQEAEALVTAVLPSERHEAAPEIAVYLKESVGNSTRIDYGTGHEAAFAAFLCCLCKVGALRKEDQLAIIFKVFDKYLQVMRKLQKTYRMEPAGSQGVWGLDDFQFLPFIWGSSQLIDHPTLEPRHFLEEKVVNEHHQDYIFLDCIKFISEMKTGPFAEHSNQLWNISAVPSWSKVNQGLIRMYKAECLEKFPVIQHFKFGSLLSIQPVKP